A genomic window from Glycine max cultivar Williams 82 chromosome 17, Glycine_max_v4.0, whole genome shotgun sequence includes:
- the LOC100792622 gene encoding NAC domain-containing protein 35, whose protein sequence is MAIAAANSSPTMSLSHSQSQEDATTASTTNKPVDVDDNDDHEHDMVMPGFRFHPTEEELVEFYLRRKVEGKRFNVELITFLDLYRYDPWELPALAAIGEKEWYFYVPRDRKYRNGDRPNRVTTSGYWKATGADRMIRTENFRSIGLKKTLVFYSGKAPKGIRTSWIMNEYRLPQHETERYQKAEISLCRVYKRAGVEDHPSLPRCLPTRPSSSRASHDNNKKHNEMVQHNINMGFVGQLKPPTTEHIVDKINETEASSDVNTALGLSKYNAAYRAAMGALSTTMALPVVPMDHEEGLMMMQQQSKQAAAHVPTIFSAGPSSSNNSGVVNMDDLNRLMSYQQQYYNVQSQSHPNQFSTLLMQPSAVVSLSSLPNPLPPTFSDRLWDWNPIPEPPNQEYSNMSFK, encoded by the exons ATGGCAATTGCAGCTGCAAACTCATCACCCACCATGAGCCTCAGCCATAGCCAGAGCCAAGAGGATGCCACCACCGCCTCCACCACCAACAAGCCCGTCGACGTCGACGATAATGATGATCACGAGCACGACATGGTCATGCCCGGCTTTCGCTTCCACCCAACTGAAGAAGAGCTCGTGGAATTCTACCTTCGCCGTAAGGTGGAGGGAAAGCGTTTCAACGTTGAGCTTATTACTTTCCTCGATCTTTATCGCTATGACCCTTGGGAGCTTCCCG CCTTGGCAGCTATTGGTGAGAAGGAGTGGTACTTCTATGTGCCCAGAGATAGGAAGTATCGCAACGGTGATCGTCCCAATCGTGTTACTACCTCTGGGTATTGGAAGGCAACAGGAGCTGATAGGATGATCCGAACCGAGAATTTTCGCTCTATCGGCCTCAAGAAAACCCTAGTTTTCTATTCTGGGAAAGCTCCTAAAGGCATACGAACCAGTTGGATTATGAACGAGTATCGCTTGCCGCAACATGAAACTGAACGATATCAAAAG GCTGAGATATCGCTTTGCCGTGTGTACAAGAGAGCTGGAGTGGAGGACCATCCTTCCCTCCCTCGCTGCCTCCCAACGAGGCCATCCTCGTCAAGGGCTTCTCATGACAATAATAAGAAGCACAATGAAATGGTTCAGCACAACATCAACATGGGATTCGTGGGACAATTAAAGCCGCCAACAACTGAACACATAGttgacaaaattaatgaaacggAAGCAAGCAGTGATGTCAACACAGCTCTTGGACTTTCCAAATACAATGCTGCTTACCGTGCTGCAATGGGAGCACTCAGCACCACAATGGCACTTCCAGTTGTTCCAATGGATCATGAGGAAGGCTTGATGATGATGCAGCAGCAATCTAAGCAAGCTGCAGCACATGTTCCAACAATCTTCTCTGCTGGGCCTTCCAGTTCCAACAACAGTGGAGTGGTGAATATGGATGATCTGAATAGGCTAATGAGTTATCAACAGCAGTACTACAATGTTCAAAGCCAAAGCCATCCCAATCAGTTCTCCACTTTGCTGATGCAACCTTCAGCGGTAGTGTCTCTCAGCTCGCTACCAAATCCACTTCCACCCACCTTCTCTGACCGACTCTGGGACTGGAATCCAATCCCTGAGCCACCAAATCAAGAGTACAGCAACATGTCCTTCAAGTAA